Part of the Arthrobacter globiformis genome is shown below.
GAAGTTGCGGTCCCGCCACAGCGTTCCTGCTGTTGGGACCATCGCGGTTGGTTCGGCAGTCACGGCTTCAGTTTCGGGCAGTGATTGGCATATGTCAATCGTTCATTGCTCGTTACACTGGCGTCTATGACACCCCCGCCGGAAAGCGATGATGCAGACCTGGTGGCAAAGGGCCGCGCCCTAAGTTCTCCGCTACGGCTGAGGATTCTTCGTTTATGCCTGCACCAGTCACGTACCAACAAGGAGATCGCCGAACTGCTCGGCCTCAATCCCGCGTCCAGCCTCCACCACGTCCGCACCCTGGTGCGGACCGGGTTCCTGGTGGCCGAGGAGCGCCGGAAGGGGCGGCGGGGTGCCACCGAGGTACCCTACATCGCCAGCCGTAAGTCGTGGAGCACTCCCGTGGACAACGTTGCGCCCATCCTCATCGAGACGTTCCTGCAGGAAACCCGGGACCTTCCGCCCGAGGACA
Proteins encoded:
- a CDS encoding helix-turn-helix domain-containing protein; this encodes MTPPPESDDADLVAKGRALSSPLRLRILRLCLHQSRTNKEIAELLGLNPASSLHHVRTLVRTGFLVAEERRKGRRGATEVPYIASRKSWSTPVDNVAPILIETFLQETRDLPPEDIEVWRLGVKFNAVRREEMLAKLRAVIEEYMALPADNDGEATSLMIAHHRDPAAD